GTATTGCATGGCTTAAGCGAATTTTCGAAGCTGAGCAAAAATCCGCTTGAAACGGGATTGCGATTTAAAGATATGTTCAGTTCGGTATTTAATATGGATGATTTGGAAGAGGAGGGCAAATAAAGCTATACGACAATATTCTGCTTCGCTTAAATATCGGAATCAAACAAATGTTCGTTTGATACAAAAATACTTGAAAATCCAACAACTGCGCCACCAATAGCTTGTTCAATCATTTGCCAACCGCAATCAAACATAATGTTGCCCAATGACATGGTTCGGGTAAATGATACACCAATTACAAGGGTAATCATGTATAGTGCAAAACCAAAAGCTGCTCCTACAACCAAGCCTTTTTGCAGTGGTTGCTTTTTCATACTATCCAATTTGGGGTGTGAATAAACAACCGCAATACCCATAGATATGATGAGGTAAACCAATATTGCAATTACAAAGAAAACCTGTTTAGGGTAATTTAATTGTGAAAAATCATTTAGAAATATTCCATGCCACAAATACGAAAGTGAGAACATCACTATACCCGACAATATCCATGAAATAAAAAAACGTTTAGTAAGCATCGACTTCATATTCAAAGCTTTAGATTAAACTGAGCTTTATCTAGAGTGCAAAAGTAATATTTTTTAGCGAGTTGAACTTTTTTTTCGATGGATAACAGGAATATTCGATAATGGAATTTTTGTTACTTTCGCTTTGATTCAAAACCATAAATCTGCCTAAAAATAAGGCATAAATACTCTTTTATGTTAAATCATCTTCCCAATATTAGCCATACCCAATCAGGTAACTTTTTTTTAATAGCCGGACCTTGCGTGGTTGAAAACGAAAGCGTTGTTTTTGAAATTGGTAGGAAAGTAAAATCCATTTGTGATCAACTCGAAATTCCCTACATTTTTAAGGCCTCCTATCGCAAAGCCAACCGGTCTAGAATTGATTCTTTTACCGGAATTGGAGATCAAAAAGCACTTGAACTTATTGCCAAAGTTGGGAAAGAATTAGCAGTACCTACTTTAACTGATATCCATACTGAACAGGAAGCAGCATTAGCCGCAAAATATGTAGACGTGCTGCAAATTCCTGCATTCCTTTGCCGTCAAACCGAATTGTTAATTGCAGCAGCAAAAACCGGTAAAACAGTAAACATCAAAAAAGGTCAATTTCTTGCTCCCGAATCCATGAAATTTGGAGTGGATAAGGTACGTCAGTCCGGAAATGAACATGTTTGGCTTACCGAACGCGGAGCTATGTTTGGCTATCAGGATATGATTGTTGATTTTAGAGGCATTCCTGAAATGCAAAAAAATAATGTTCCTGTGATATTAGATGTAACACACAGTTTGCAACAACCCAATCAAACAAGCGGAGTTACCGGTGGAAAACCTGAGCTAATTGCTACTATTGCAAAAGCCGGTATCGCAGTGGGTGCAGATGGAATTTTTATTGAAACCCATCCCCGACCGGCAGAAGCACTTTCAGATGGCGCCAATATGCTTCCTTTAGATAAATTGGAAAACCTATTAATTCAGCTCATAAAAATCCGAAAAGCACTTCTTTAATGAAGAATCTTTCACACAAAGTTGTATGGATAACCGGTGCTTCTTCAGGAATTGGTGAAGCTTTGTGTTATGAATTTGGAAAACTCGAATGTAAATTGGTGTTGAGTGCCAGAAGAATTGAAGAACTCGAACGGGTAAAAAACAATTGCCCCGAAAACCTGCATAACATTTTGTTATTGCCATTCGATTTATCCGACGCCGCTAACATCAATGGCCTCGCTGAAAAAGTAATACAACACTTCGGTAAAATTGATATCCTTATCAATAATGGGGGTGTTAGTCAACGTGCCTGGGCTAAAGACACTTCCCTTGAAGTGGACCGGCTCTTATTTGAAACCAATTATTTCTCCACCATTGCACTAACGAAAAGCGTACTTCCATACATGATTGCTCAAAACTCAGGATACTTGGTTGCCACGAGCAGTGTAGCCGGAAAATATGGCTTTTTCCTAAGAAGCTCTTACGCAGCTACTAAACATGCGCTTCATGGCTTTTTTGAGTCGCTTCGTTTTGAAGTCATAGCAAACAATATTAAAGTTTCATTAATTTGTCCCGGTAAAATAAAAACTAATATTTCAATTAATGCCTTAACCGGCAAAGGTGAAAAATTTGGTAAGATGGATGAAAGCACAGCAAATGGTGTAAGTGCAGAAGATTGTGCAAAAAAAATTATCGCAGGGATGCACCGCGAAAAAGAGGAAATATTTATTGGAGGAAAAGAAATTCTTCCCGTTTACATTAAGCGCTTTTTTCCGGGTTTGTTTACTTGGATTATGAAAAGGCAAAAAATTGAATGAATTATTGATTAGCCGATTAGCTGATTAGCTGATAAGCTGATTTGCTGATTTGCTGATTTTTAAAATTTGGAGAAATGTTGATTTATTGATTGAAACTCTTACTCACAATTAACAAGTTGCCAAATAACAAATTAAAATGAATCCTTAACTACTATAATTGCAGTAATTAACCTACAACATTTGAACTATTCTTAATACTTTGTACTCTGTACTTTGTACTCAATACTCAATACTCAATACTAAAATCTCAATACTATAAAATATGAAACAAAACATAATTGGTGTACAGCAAGTGGGGGTTGGAATTCCGGATGTGCAGAAAGCATGGGAGTTTTACCGCAAAAATTTCGGAATGGATATTCCGGTATTTCAAGATAGCGCTGAAGCAAAATTGATGACACGTTATACCGGCGGTGTAGTGCACGCGCGGAGTGCTATTATGGCCATAAACTTGCAAGGTGGCAGTGGCCTTGAAATATGGCAGTTTACCAGCAGAACTACCGATCCTGCAAAATTTGAAATACAATTAGGCGATCATGGGATTTTTATTACCCGAATCAAATGTAAAAATGTGGAGGAAACCTATGCTCTTTTTAAAAGTCAGAATTTGGATTTAATTGGAGGACTTAAGAAAGACCCATCAGGAAGCACCTATTTTTTAGTAAAAGATTATTTTGGAAATATTTTTCAAGTGGTGCCGGGATATGAATGGTTTCGAAAAGAAAAGCATTTAACCGGGGGAGTTTGCGGAGCTCATATTGGGGTAAGCAACATGGAACGCGCCATGAAGTTTTACGGTGAACTCTTGGGTTACGATAAAGTGATTTATGATAGTACAGGAGTTTTTGAGGATTGGGCAGATGTGCCGGGAGGAAAGCATAAATTCAGAAGAGTATTGCTTTCACGCACCGTTGAAAATTCAGGAACTTTTAGTCGTTTGTTAGGCTCTAGCCAGATTGAATTGGTGCAGGTGCTTGACCGTCCTGCACGCAAAATATTTGAAAACCGATTCTGGGGAGATGCCGGATTTATACATTTCAGTTTTGATGTGCGCGACATGAAAGAATTGGAAAAAAACTTTGCAGCACACGGTTATCCATTTACCATCGATAGCAATACTTCTTTTGATATGGGGGAAGCAGCCGGACATTTCAGCTACATAGAAGATCCCGACGGCACACTCATTGAATTTGTAGAAACATACCGCATTCCCATTTTAAAGAAAATTGGTTGGTACCTTAATGTTTCTAAACGCGATCAAAACAAGCCGCTTCCGGATTGGATGCTCAAATCGTTGAAATTTAGCAGGAAGAAAGATTAAGCGGGGTAAATCAATTACAGTTGAAAATTATAGTAATTGTATGCTCATATAGTCTTATGCCCTATTTCCAAAATATGAAACAGCATTTTTTTTTCATGATGCTTATGCTGCAGCTGTCTCAGAGCATAAGCTATGCACAAGAGCTTGATAAAGCGTTAGCAATTGATTTTAAAAACATCAATTTTGAGGAAGCTAAACTTCAAGCCAAACAGAGTGGCAAAGCCATTTTTATGGATGTTTACGCGGTATGGTGCATCCCATGCAAACAATTCGAAAAAACAGTTTTCACCGATAAAGAAGTCGGAACTAAATTTAATGCCTCATTTGTAAATTTAAAAGTAGATGCCGAAAAACCTGAAGGTAGAATTATTGCTAAGAAGTTTTCGGTAGGCGGCTATCCTACAGGGATATTTATTAATTCGGAAGGTGAATTGCTTGCAAAATTTGAAGGTGTACTGCCCAAATCAAATTTTATGCTTTATGCCGACAATGCCTTAAAAATGCTGGAAGACCCACACGGTTTCGAGAAGGCCCTTTCCCGTTATGCTGCCGATAAACAAAATATAAAAAGCATTCAAAATTTATTGCACATAGCATTGCTTTCCGGTAACCAAATTTCTCCGGAGGCAATGGATGCTTATTTTGCAGCTTGCACGGATGCACAGTTTATCTCAGATACATCCGATTTAAAAATATGGGTACGCTCTACTCCTACTATTATTGCAGGGAAAGCAAGCTATATGTATTTTTTAGACAAGCGTGCTGTGGTACAAAGCCTGTTACAACTTGATGCGAATTTTCTTCGAAGCTTTTATTACAATTCCTTGCAAACAGGAATTCAACACGCAGCCGCTGAGAAAAATTTAAGCAATTTAAGATTCATCCTAAAATTAAATACTGAATTACCAATAGATCTCAGGCAGGTAGAAAACATTGATTATGAATTGGAATATTATTTGGAAATAAAAGACTGGAGTGCATACTTAGCTAAAATGAATACCTATTGCCACCAAACTTTTGACAGACTTACCGCAATACCTAAAAATTCAAACCCTGCTTTGGCGGAACGCATCAACACTTTTGCCTGGAATTATTTGTTGTATGCTGAGAATAAATCCGACCTTGCTTTTGCCGAGCAATTAATGGAAAAATGCATTTCGCTCGACAGCACATTTGCAGCTTGGTACGACACCTATGCCGGCATAGTTTACAAACTCGGAGATACCAATAAAGCCATTCTAATAGAAACAAAAGCAGTTTCCTTATCCGAAAAAAAGGATGCTGAAAAAGCAATTTATCTGCGTAAAATTGAACGCATGAAGCATGGTGATAAAATATGGCTACCCGAACAATATTGAAGAATATTTCATTTCGCTAAAATTTATTTCTAAATTTCGTTGCAGTAAACACAAGGCAATTCTAGTCTTTAACAAAAAATATGCAACAAGAATTCGAACTTACAGAGGATAAAAAAAACTCGGGACTTTTTAGCGAAGACCTTGCTCCTATCTCACAGCACCAGCGTTCTTGGGGAACCTGGAACTACGCGGCATTATGGATCAGCATGAGTTTGTGTATCCCCACGTATATGCTTGCCAGTTCCTTAATTGAAGGTGGAATGAATTGGTGGGAAGCAATCTTGACTATATTCTTAGGCAATGCAATTGTGCTAGTTCCAATGATTTTGAACGGTCATGCCGGAGCAAAATACGGTATCCCTTTTCCGGTTTTAGCACGTGCCAGTTTTGGTGTGAAAGGTGCTAATATTCCTGCCATACTCCGCGCCATTGTTGCCTGTGGATGGTTTGGAATCCAGACTTGGATTGGTGGATATGCCTTATTTTTGATGCTTCGGGTATGGTTTCCTGCTGTTGATACATTGCCGCAAATTTTTCCGGATTCCTTTAGTCTACAAACCGGACCGGCTATCACTTTTGTTGTTTTTTGGTTATTGAATATGTATGTGGTTTATCTGGGTGTGGATAGCATTAAAAAACTATTGGTATTTAAAGCATTTTTTCTTCCGGCAGCTGCATTAGCACTTTTATTTTGGGCCATAAATGCTGGGCATGGCCTCGGTCCTATCCTTGCCCAACCCAGTAAATTTGCAAGCAGTACCGAATTTTGGCATTTCTTTTTTCCTGCTTTAACCGGAATGGTAGGATTTTGGGCAACACTTTCGTTGAATATTCCTGACTTTACACGTTATGCTAAAAGTCAACGGGCACAAATAGTTGGACAAAGTATTGGCCTAGCTCCTAGTATGACTTTGTTCGCATTTATTGGAGTAGTAGTTACTTCTGCAACCGTTATCATTTATGGCAAAACCATTTGGGATCCCTTGGAAGTGGCCGGAAAATTCGACAGCAAATTATTGGTGAGTTTTGCAATGATTGCTGTAACCATCTCCACCCTCGCTACAAACATTGCTGCTAATATTGTGAGTCCGGCTAACGATTTTGCCAATCTCTCTCCTGCTAAAATTAATTTTAAAACCGGCGGTTACATCACAGGAATTATTGGGATTTTAATTTTTCCATGGAAATTAGTTGCAGATCCAAATGGCTACATATTTACATGGCTTATTGGCTACTCAAGTTTGCTTGGTCCCATTGGTGGGATTATGATTGTGGATTATTTTTTTATTCGAAAAAAAGAATTGAATGTAAATGACTTGTATTCGCAAAAAGGACAATACAAATATTCGAATGGAGTTAACAGGAATGCCCTAATCGCCTTGCTCCTGGCTATTGTTCCAAACATACCCGGTTTTTTGGTAACCATTAAAGTTATTGATGTAAATGTGTTCGGAGAATGGGTTTCTCAACTGTATAATTATGCTTGGTTTGTTGGATTTTTTGTTTCGGGATTGGTGTATTTAATTTTAATGAAAAGACAAGCACAGTAAAATCATAATTAATCTTAATCATCTTAAATAATCAGCGTTCTATTCAGGTAACATTATGGACAAATTCATGCAACTTGCCATTGATGAGGCAAGACAAGGTTTAAAAGAAAACGGTATTCCTATTGGTTCTGTTTTGGTAAAGGATGGAAAACTAGTTGGACAAGGACACAACAAAAGAGTACAAGACGGTGATCCTGTAACGCATGCCGAAATAGATTGTTTGCGCAATGCCGGTAGAATCGGCTCTTACCGAGGCACAACTTTATACTCCACACTTATGCCTTGCTATTTATGTGCAGGTGCCATAGTTCAATTTGGAATTAAAAAAGTATACGCAGGCGAATCCGAAACCTTTAGTGGAGCAAAGGAATTTATGGAGCAACATGGCGTGGAAGTAATAGATATGAATTTGGAAGATTGCAAAACTTTAATGAAAAACTTTATCGCTGAAAAGCCGGAGCTTTGGAATGAGGATATTGGGGTGGATTGAAGTTCTTCCACTGCTGCTAATTTCATTGTTAAATGATTTGCAATAATAGAAGAATAATAATTTGGTACATAGGGAATTACTCTCAATTAAATACTAATTTTGTAAGACACCAAAATATTTCAGCGGATGATAAAAAAATTACAATTGTTAATTTTTCTCCCTGCTTTTCTCTTTTGCAAATTTACTTCAGCTCAATTTATTGTTCCTTATCAAGGTACCGACACAGTTTACACTTGCTCTGGAACACTGAAAGACAGAATAAATACACAATTCGGATATCTGGATGATGTAAATGGGACTTTGATTATATATCCTACAACTCCCGGATATAAAATAAAGCTCACTTTTTCTCAATTCAGTACAGATGACAATTCCGATTATCTTGAAATATGGAGTGGAATTGGAAATGGCGGACAGTTAATTGGAAAATATTTTTTCGCGAATTCACCAGGAACAGTTTACTCGGGTGATTCGAGTGGCGCAATTACGCTGCATTTTTTTACTGATTGGGAGTTAGGTGGTTTAGGATTTGAGGCTGCAATTGAATGCATAGCACCTTCTGCATTACCTGATTTATTTCTTTATAAAAATTTAGAATCAAACCTCTACAACCAAGTAAGTTCTTACCAAATTTGCAACAATGGCAAAGATACCACAGCAATAAGTTGCCACACGTTTTTATCAACAGATGGCGTTTTAGATGGTGCAGACCTATTGTTAGAAATAGATAGCAATCTTAGCATTGGAGAAAATAAAAGCGCAATTTCTCCGATTTATAACTCTTATCCTCCCAATATAGTTCCCGGAAATTATTATTCAATTATAAATATTGAAAATCAGAATGTAGTAACTGAGAATAATGAATCCAATAATACTATGGCGCTTCCTATCTTGATAGATTCATCATTCATTGATTTGGTAGGAATTAATGTTTATACACAAGATCCGTTTTTAGCCGGTGATATGATTAGCGTAGAAGTAAGTGCCTATAATATGGGGAATAATGATTTGCATCAAAGTATAAATGTTGGAATTTATTTATCCTTGAATTATGACCTTGATGCTAATGATATAAAACTGGGCTCCCTTCCAATGCCGCGGCGCAGTAGTTTTTACTACAGCAACTATAATGTAACAAACAATAATTTATTAATACCGAACTCATTGTCTCCCGGTATCTATCAATTGATTGCTGTGATAGATGATAGTTTATTAATCACTGAGAGCAATGAGAAAAACAACAGTATACTCAGACCAATAACACTTGTTAAAAACAATATAGATTTGTACTTAAACAAGGCAAGTATCAGCAAATTAAACACTGCACCCGGAGGAAATGTAAAAGTATCCTACTATCCGGTTCAGTTTGGAACGAATGCAAATCCGGGTTCTACTGATAGCTATTACCTTTCGGTGGATAGTATTTTAGATGCTTCAGATATTCCTTTAACGAGCCAGTCTGCTTCTAATCCATATTGGGCAAAGAATGCAATTCTGCAAATTCCAAGTTCTGCTTTAACAGGTAATTATTATATCATCATTAAACTAGACGGCGCAAATGCCATTGCTGAAACGGATGAAAACAATAACACCTACAGCATACACTTTAGCGTTGATACACCTTTTACTGACTTAAAATTTTATGCTCATCAAAGCGGCAACTACCGCTGCACAAATCTTCAGGGTTACGCTATAACTACCACTTTTTACAATGCCGGAAATGTGCCGTTTGACAGTACAAGAGCAGGCTATTTTATTTCGCTCGACAAACAGTTAGATAGCACTGATAATTTAATCACTTACAGAAAAGCCGCTCCCCTTCAATCTTTTGAAAAAACAGATGTTTCGCTTCTGAATTGGAGTATCCCCGGCTGGTTACCTTATGGCAAATATTACATTTTAACTGTGATTGATGCATTGGACAGTGTGCAAGAAACAAATGAATTCAACAATATTCTAGTGGATTCTATTTTAGTAGTAGCTCCTGAAAATGATTGGACGATAGATTCATATCAAACCAATATTCATAACACTATCAAAGCGGGAGATTCGATTAATGTAACAATTGTTCTAAGAAATTTGGAAAATCATGGACCCAATACCGGTTTTACAACAAATTATTATCTTTCAAAAAAGAGCCACATCGATACCAGTGCTACCTTACTTTTTTCATCTGCAACACAAGCTTTTCATTGGTTAAAAATACCAACAAATACACTTCCTGGAGTGTATTACTTTTTAGCTTATTGCGATTACGGAAATGTAATTGCTGAAACGAATGAAAACAATAATGAAGCGGCATTTCCGATATACGTTTATTCAGGAACACTCACCCACGATTCTATTCCAGATATGGGGCATGATACATTAACAACTTGTAATTCTTATCTTTCGGATTATGATATCAATATCTCGAATGGAATATTGACAATTAATCCTGGCGTACCGGGAAATCATATTGCGATTCAGTCCATTGACCTATCGTATCTTATAAACAAGTTTGACTTGTATGACGGGTCAGATACTTCGGCTCCTCTTATTGAAAAATTATCAGAAGAAAATCTGGATTACAGTGGAACTTATTATTCAACTAATTCAAGCGGCACACTCACCATTTTGTGCAATGGGCATTCCAGTTGGGAGTACAGTGCTTCTTATAGTGCACTCATTTCATGTGTTGATTCTGTTCCGGCATGCGACCTCGAATTGAAAACCAATTATTACAATTATAATAATAAAGCAAGACCGGGTGGGCAAGTGCGACTAATTTTTAGTGCACTCCACAATAAAGGTGGCTTTCCCGCTGCCTCCGCAAATGTTGGTTATTATTTTTCGATGGATGATACGCTCGACAGTTCCGATATTTTTTTAGACTCTACCAGCGTTGGAAAAATGATAGGAGGCAAAAGCTTTCAGTTTGAAAAGTATGTTCAATTGCCGTTAACCTTAAGCAGTGGCCTCTACTATATTTTCGCAAAAACCGATTTTTCAAATGCAATACCTGAGCCAGATGAGCAGAACAATATAGCACGATTTACAATTCTTATAAATACAGCACTAAGTGATTTAGAACTAACCAACTTAACTTTTTCATCCATCAACCTCACCAACTGTCCCTACTATATTAATTTCGATACTTACCTTAACAACAATGGTAACCTTACCGAAGATTCAAGTTGGGTCGGATTATTTCTTTCACCCGATAATCAACTTGACAGCACAGACACCTTTATT
This portion of the Bacteroidota bacterium genome encodes:
- a CDS encoding DUF2177 family protein, with amino-acid sequence MKSMLTKRFFISWILSGIVMFSLSYLWHGIFLNDFSQLNYPKQVFFVIAILVYLIISMGIAVVYSHPKLDSMKKQPLQKGLVVGAAFGFALYMITLVIGVSFTRTMSLGNIMFDCGWQMIEQAIGGAVVGFSSIFVSNEHLFDSDI
- the kdsA gene encoding 3-deoxy-8-phosphooctulonate synthase yields the protein MLNHLPNISHTQSGNFFLIAGPCVVENESVVFEIGRKVKSICDQLEIPYIFKASYRKANRSRIDSFTGIGDQKALELIAKVGKELAVPTLTDIHTEQEAALAAKYVDVLQIPAFLCRQTELLIAAAKTGKTVNIKKGQFLAPESMKFGVDKVRQSGNEHVWLTERGAMFGYQDMIVDFRGIPEMQKNNVPVILDVTHSLQQPNQTSGVTGGKPELIATIAKAGIAVGADGIFIETHPRPAEALSDGANMLPLDKLENLLIQLIKIRKALL
- a CDS encoding SDR family oxidoreductase, producing the protein MKNLSHKVVWITGASSGIGEALCYEFGKLECKLVLSARRIEELERVKNNCPENLHNILLLPFDLSDAANINGLAEKVIQHFGKIDILINNGGVSQRAWAKDTSLEVDRLLFETNYFSTIALTKSVLPYMIAQNSGYLVATSSVAGKYGFFLRSSYAATKHALHGFFESLRFEVIANNIKVSLICPGKIKTNISINALTGKGEKFGKMDESTANGVSAEDCAKKIIAGMHREKEEIFIGGKEILPVYIKRFFPGLFTWIMKRQKIE
- a CDS encoding VOC family protein, with the protein product MKQNIIGVQQVGVGIPDVQKAWEFYRKNFGMDIPVFQDSAEAKLMTRYTGGVVHARSAIMAINLQGGSGLEIWQFTSRTTDPAKFEIQLGDHGIFITRIKCKNVEETYALFKSQNLDLIGGLKKDPSGSTYFLVKDYFGNIFQVVPGYEWFRKEKHLTGGVCGAHIGVSNMERAMKFYGELLGYDKVIYDSTGVFEDWADVPGGKHKFRRVLLSRTVENSGTFSRLLGSSQIELVQVLDRPARKIFENRFWGDAGFIHFSFDVRDMKELEKNFAAHGYPFTIDSNTSFDMGEAAGHFSYIEDPDGTLIEFVETYRIPILKKIGWYLNVSKRDQNKPLPDWMLKSLKFSRKKD
- a CDS encoding thioredoxin family protein, with protein sequence MKQHFFFMMLMLQLSQSISYAQELDKALAIDFKNINFEEAKLQAKQSGKAIFMDVYAVWCIPCKQFEKTVFTDKEVGTKFNASFVNLKVDAEKPEGRIIAKKFSVGGYPTGIFINSEGELLAKFEGVLPKSNFMLYADNALKMLEDPHGFEKALSRYAADKQNIKSIQNLLHIALLSGNQISPEAMDAYFAACTDAQFISDTSDLKIWVRSTPTIIAGKASYMYFLDKRAVVQSLLQLDANFLRSFYYNSLQTGIQHAAAEKNLSNLRFILKLNTELPIDLRQVENIDYELEYYLEIKDWSAYLAKMNTYCHQTFDRLTAIPKNSNPALAERINTFAWNYLLYAENKSDLAFAEQLMEKCISLDSTFAAWYDTYAGIVYKLGDTNKAILIETKAVSLSEKKDAEKAIYLRKIERMKHGDKIWLPEQY
- a CDS encoding NCS1 family nucleobase:cation symporter-1, whose protein sequence is MQQEFELTEDKKNSGLFSEDLAPISQHQRSWGTWNYAALWISMSLCIPTYMLASSLIEGGMNWWEAILTIFLGNAIVLVPMILNGHAGAKYGIPFPVLARASFGVKGANIPAILRAIVACGWFGIQTWIGGYALFLMLRVWFPAVDTLPQIFPDSFSLQTGPAITFVVFWLLNMYVVYLGVDSIKKLLVFKAFFLPAAALALLFWAINAGHGLGPILAQPSKFASSTEFWHFFFPALTGMVGFWATLSLNIPDFTRYAKSQRAQIVGQSIGLAPSMTLFAFIGVVVTSATVIIYGKTIWDPLEVAGKFDSKLLVSFAMIAVTISTLATNIAANIVSPANDFANLSPAKINFKTGGYITGIIGILIFPWKLVADPNGYIFTWLIGYSSLLGPIGGIMIVDYFFIRKKELNVNDLYSQKGQYKYSNGVNRNALIALLLAIVPNIPGFLVTIKVIDVNVFGEWVSQLYNYAWFVGFFVSGLVYLILMKRQAQ
- a CDS encoding nucleoside deaminase is translated as MDKFMQLAIDEARQGLKENGIPIGSVLVKDGKLVGQGHNKRVQDGDPVTHAEIDCLRNAGRIGSYRGTTLYSTLMPCYLCAGAIVQFGIKKVYAGESETFSGAKEFMEQHGVEVIDMNLEDCKTLMKNFIAEKPELWNEDIGVD
- a CDS encoding T9SS type A sorting domain-containing protein — protein: MIKKLQLLIFLPAFLFCKFTSAQFIVPYQGTDTVYTCSGTLKDRINTQFGYLDDVNGTLIIYPTTPGYKIKLTFSQFSTDDNSDYLEIWSGIGNGGQLIGKYFFANSPGTVYSGDSSGAITLHFFTDWELGGLGFEAAIECIAPSALPDLFLYKNLESNLYNQVSSYQICNNGKDTTAISCHTFLSTDGVLDGADLLLEIDSNLSIGENKSAISPIYNSYPPNIVPGNYYSIINIENQNVVTENNESNNTMALPILIDSSFIDLVGINVYTQDPFLAGDMISVEVSAYNMGNNDLHQSINVGIYLSLNYDLDANDIKLGSLPMPRRSSFYYSNYNVTNNNLLIPNSLSPGIYQLIAVIDDSLLITESNEKNNSILRPITLVKNNIDLYLNKASISKLNTAPGGNVKVSYYPVQFGTNANPGSTDSYYLSVDSILDASDIPLTSQSASNPYWAKNAILQIPSSALTGNYYIIIKLDGANAIAETDENNNTYSIHFSVDTPFTDLKFYAHQSGNYRCTNLQGYAITTTFYNAGNVPFDSTRAGYFISLDKQLDSTDNLITYRKAAPLQSFEKTDVSLLNWSIPGWLPYGKYYILTVIDALDSVQETNEFNNILVDSILVVAPENDWTIDSYQTNIHNTIKAGDSINVTIVLRNLENHGPNTGFTTNYYLSKKSHIDTSATLLFSSATQAFHWLKIPTNTLPGVYYFLAYCDYGNVIAETNENNNEAAFPIYVYSGTLTHDSIPDMGHDTLTTCNSYLSDYDINISNGILTINPGVPGNHIAIQSIDLSYLINKFDLYDGSDTSAPLIEKLSEENLDYSGTYYSTNSSGTLTILCNGHSSWEYSASYSALISCVDSVPACDLELKTNYYNYNNKARPGGQVRLIFSALHNKGGFPAASANVGYYFSMDDTLDSSDIFLDSTSVGKMIGGKSFQFEKYVQLPLTLSSGLYYIFAKTDFSNAIPEPDEQNNIARFTILINTALSDLELTNLTFSSINLTNCPYYINFDTYLNNNGNLTEDSSWVGLFLSPDNQLDSTDTFIGKRHVELNIPANSIQQISIGFNVPLTIASGNYFVFSVADYTQRLNESNELNNAVSFPIHLAPRYSDLVTLSGNVLYYNYNNSKFCRIDNFASADVGNYPIYSGKTAVYLSSDSLFDAGDVFLDTVFSISNSTFYLDSLVSPGNYYLITELDFRNQDPESDETNNLLAMPFIVPDTSNDLAFYWVVDKRKTCVAGNEIGVTGIYKNKSANQLSNLQVGVYLSSDTLIDSADIKLLSTRGNYFFAGMPIIPRGTVQGNYYLIFKVDDNDSIPETDESNNSTYLPLYVYPSQVDLTFNTTTLSNSAVAAGYTLVANAEVYNHSNNKVKSSKVGFYLSNDTLFDTGDLFLTHSFDTPIEAGSYSYKNTQLTIPSSTTNGNYFILFFVDDSSQVNEDNESNNIRAIPIIIGAPIVDLTIKAPSLSNIWLLAGSIINSSLSIENLGNIYCSSSNLTYFFSKDTLVDSLDILLSVKAGSALAAGVSEIRNQAITIPTQADTGNYFILFIADYSGLLAESNELNNKGYVAINISLVGIKEQIPEEVITISPNPFSSKIKIEFSNNFKKSITVFDISGRIIYQKKEILESSGEISTANWAEGIYFIAIKQNQKEIRKKLIKLN